A segment of the Tepidibacillus fermentans genome:
ATAAAATCAAAGCCTAATTTGGCAATTTCTTTTAAAGATTTCGCCACTTCTTCCTAGGTCGAGTTTTTAGAATGAACCTTGTTTTCCAATGCTTTATATTTATTCTCAATAACCGTTTTTTTTATCATAATAATTTTTTTGTTGCAGTGTCTGCTCAATAGCATGATAAGTGTTTTTACCAGCTACGCCGTCTACTGTCAATCCTTGTGCTTTTTGAAAGCTTTTCACAGCCTCAACTGTTTGTTTACCGTAAATGCCATCGATCGCTCCAATGTTATACCCTAACCTTTGAAGTTTAGCCTGCAAATCTTTTACTGCTTGTCCCCGACTTCCTTCTCTAAGTGTTTGACCTGTCCAATGATCATTGCTACTGCTTGATGAATTCAATGGGGAAATCGTTGTTTGTGTTTTGACATACTTTTGCAGAGCCTGATAGGTTTGTTTTCCTGCAATTCCGTCGGCTGTGATTCCAACCTTCTTTTGAAATTCCTTCACAGCCTTTTCTGTATTTGCACCATAAATTCCATCAATGGCTCCTGGATTGAATCCAGCTTTATGAAGCTAAGACTGCAATGTTTTCACAAAATCATTTCGATCCCCTCTCTTTAGCGTTTGTCCATTCCATAAATAATTCGTATAATTCGAGGGGTAATAGATTCTACCAGCTCCATCTACAACGTACATCATTTAACCTCCTCTTCCACACTCTCATTTATTAATTCCAATAATAACAAATTATTACAATAGGAGGTGTCGAATTTTGTCTGAAAATAAAAAAATCTCTATCCCAAGGTAGATACACATCTTCCACGCTGTCTTTTGAAAATGAAACGACCGATCGATGAGATATGGATAATCGGGTAGGAAGTTACTCATTATTTGAGTAACCGACCTCCCACACCACCGTGCGTACCGTTCGGTACACGGCGGTTCCTAAGTTTACGCAGTAACTTGTCGATAATAATCTGAAAAGTATAGGAATCCAAATCCTTTAAGTACATCATTTTTAAGGGACGTGGATAGTATATAGCTATTGGCTATTCTCCAGTAGCTTTTTCTTGTGTTTGCATATTCCCATGCTTTCTGTTCATGGATTCCAAGAGATTTTAGCATTTTAAATCTCGTTCTCACTCGTTTCCATTTGCGTAACGGATGAATTTATGACCTCTTTTTTTCAAGTTCTTTATCCAATTCATCGAGCATGATGTTACTAAGAATCGGGCTCAGCGGTCCACCTTGCGGTACACCGATTTCCGTTTCCTTGAAGCTATGCTTGACTATTACTCCTGCTCTCAAGTATTTGTGGATAAGGGAGATAACTCTGCCATCTCTAATGGTTCTTGATAGTATTTCTATTAGTTTACTGTGATTCACTGTATCGAAATATTTCTCCAAGTCCATATCTACCACGTATTTATATCCTTCATCTATGTTGAACTGGCAGTGTCTGATGGCGTGGTGGGCACTTGGCCTTGGTCTAAATCCAAAGCTATTCACTGAAAATTGTTGTTCAAATATTGGAGTTAATACTTGTGCTATTGCCTGCTGAAAGTTGGCTACACTTCGCTCCTGTTTTGGTAACATTCATTATTTACACCGTAGGCTTCCGGATAGTTTAGGGCTTCGGTTTGTTTTGCAACCTTACCCAGCCTACATATGCCTGATGTGATTTCTGTTCGTCAGACCAGAAGTTTGCCTTCGGCTTCCTTCAGATTCCACCTCACGGTGGACACCCTTGCCTTTGGCTATGTGCTTGGCACTATCAACCCGCACTCAGGACTTTCATCTGTTAGACTGCGCCCATGCCGGGCGCACAAAGAAAACCACTAGCCAACTTGACTAGTGG
Coding sequences within it:
- a CDS encoding peptidoglycan-binding protein; the encoded protein is MDGIYGANTEKAVKEFQKKVGITADGIAGKQTYQALQKYVKTQTTISPLNSSSSSNDHWTGQTLREGSRGQAVKDLQAKLQRLGYNIGAIDGIYGKQTVEAVKSFQKAQGLTVDGVAGKNTYHAIEQTLQQKNYYDKKNGY
- a CDS encoding reverse transcriptase domain-containing protein gives rise to the protein MLPKQERSVANFQQAIAQVLTPIFEQQFSVNSFGFRPRPSAHHAIRHCQFNIDEGYKYVVDMDLEKYFDTVNHSKLIEILSRTIRDGRVISLIHKYLRAGVIVKHSFKETEIGVPQGGPLSPILSNIMLDELDKELEKKRS